A stretch of DNA from Lawsonibacter asaccharolyticus:
CGATATGGGCCACCAGCCGCAGGTTATGCTCCACCAGCAGGTTGCGGGCCTCCAGGTCCCCCTGGGCGGCCCGCTCCAGGTATTCCCGCTCCTCCGCGGCCTTCAGCGGCCGTGGGAAGGACCCGCTCCCACCCGAGAGCCGCAGAGTAAAAAACAGACCGTTCATCATTAGATAGATCCATGGCGACAACATATGCCAACACCTCCGCCCTACTCTATTCCCCCCACGCAAGTCCCTATTCTCCCGGTCCTTCCCCTCTGTCGAAAGTTCCGGCCCACCTGCCCGTGCAAAGAGCTCCCCCGGACACGCCCTAAGGCGCGTCCGGGGGAGCTCTCTTTCCGTTCCCGGTGTTACTGCTTCTCCTGGAGGGACAGGCTGGCGATGAACTGCTGGGCGGTGCGCGGGGTGCGCCCCGCGTGGCGGATCTCCCAGGTCATGGCCTGGGCGTGGAGCAGCTCAGCGGACATGGCCACCCCGGCCCGGGCGGCCAGATGGTCCACTAGGGCCAGATAATCCGCCTTGCTCATGGTGAGGTAGGGGATACGCAGTCCAAACCGCTCCGCCAGGGCAGTCTTCTCCGAGATGGTCTCAAAGGCGTCCACCTCATCCCCCGCCCGGTCGCTGAAAGACTGACGGACCAGGTGACGGCGGTTAGAGGTGGCGTAGATGGCCACATTGGCCGGGCGGCGCTCCAGCCCGCCCTCCAGGATAGTCTTCATAATGGAATAGGTATTGTCGTCCTGGTCGAAAGCCAGGTCGTCGATGAAGAGGATGAACTTCTGCCGCCGTCCCGCCAGGGAGCGGATCAGCCGGGGCATCTGGGCCAGCCCCTCCTTCTGCACCTCGATCAGCCGCAGATCCCCGAATCCGGGGCGGAACAGCATAGACTTTACAGTGGCTGACTTGCCAGTGCCGCCGTCGCCAAAGAGGAGCACGTTGTTCACCAGGTGCCCCTCCAGCATGGCCTGGGTGTTGGCCACCACCTGTCCCCGCTGCAGCTCGTAGCCCATCAGCTCCTCCGGCCGGGGGCAGTCCGGGTCGGCCACCGGGATCAGCTCCCCGCTGTCCCAGACAAAGGCCCGGTAGCGGGCGAACAGGCCGCAGCCATTCTCCTGGTAAAACGCCGTAAGGCCGTCAAAGTCAAAAGGTGCAGACGCCCGCCACCGGGGCAGCCCAGCCAGCACCGGAGCGTACACCGGGGGCAGCAGATTGGACAGCTCCCCCACATACCGGTCGCAGTCCATCCGGGCCAGAAGGAGGAAGGTCTCCACCTCCCGCCGGGCTGCGTTCTCCAGGGCGGGGTCGCTGTCCCCTCGCTCCGCCAGCGTTCCATAGGGGCTCTCCACATAGCGCAGGCCGTCCCAGAGCCAGTCACCCAGTCCCTGGTATCCCTCCCGCCGCAGCAGGTGGAAGAGCTGCGTATAGGCCTCCAGGGCCTCCGTTCCACGCCCCTGGGCCAGACTGCCCACCAGGGCCCGGCTCTGCTCCATCACCGGCGTCTTCAGTAGCTCCGCATAGGCAGATACGCCATGGAGGGCCGCCCAAAGTACATCAAATTCCATCTTATTTCTCCCAGTTCCCCCTGCTTCCACAGGTGATCTCTTTTCATTGTAAAGCGGACAGGGCGGCCTTGTCAACCGGGTGGGGGTATGATACAATAAATAAATCTGACTCAGGAAAGGAAGACAGAGGACGCGGCGCGTGAAACGGTGGCCTGCTCGGGCCCCGCCCCGCTGTCCTTGCCCATATGCTGTCCATTGGAGGCATCCCCATCGAAGCGCCCCTGGCCCTGGGCCCTATGGCCGGGGTCACTGATATGGCCTTCCGCACCATCTGCCGGGAGCAGGGCGCCGCCCTGACCTGCACAGAGATGGTCAGCGCCAAGGCCTTGTGTTATCAGGATAAGAAGTCCATCCCCCTGCTCCAGCTGGGGGATGGCGAGCATCCCGCCGCCGCCCAGATCTTCGGCAGCGACCCGGTCTGCATGGAGGAGGCGGCCGCCATCGCCCGCCAGCTCTCCGGCGCCGACTTCATCGATATCAACATGGGCTGCCCGGTGCCCAAGGTGGCCAACAGCGGGGACGGCTCCGGCCTGATGCGTAACCCGGACAAGGCGGTTCGGGTGGCTGAGGCGGTCATCCGGGGGGCCGGCTGTCCGGTGACGGTGAAGTTCCGGCTGGGTTGGGACAAGGGCTCCATCAACTGCGTGGAGTTTGCCCGGGCCATGGAGGAGGCCGGCGTGGCCGCCGTGGCCGTCCACGGGCGGACCCGGGCCCAGATGTACGCCGGCCGGGCGGACTGGGACCACATCCGCGCCGTGAAGGAGGCGGTGAAGATCCCTGTGATCGCCAACGGCGACGTGTTCAAGCCGGAGGACGCCCCCCGTATCCTGGCCTACACTGGGGCGGACATGGCCATGATCGGCCGGGGGGTATTCGGCAACCCCTGGCTGTTCGCCCAGTGCCGGGCAGCTCTGGAGGGCCGCGAGATCCCTCCCATGCCGCCGCTGGCGGAGCGTTGCGACACGGCGGTGCGCCAGTTCCAGCTCTCCGCCGCCAACAAGGGGGAGAAGATCGCCTGTCTGGAGGCCCGGCGCCACTACGCATGGTATCTGAAGGGGGTCCCCCACGCGGGATATTATAAGGAGCAGATCGTGAAGATCACTACCCTGGAGGACGTGTACCGGGTGACAAAGGGGATCAAGCGGGACCTGTGCTGACCCCGGCCGCGGGGCCGGAGGGTTTGGATTTGGAAGGGGTGAAGGTATGACTGACCAGGAGCTGGCGGCCCGCGCCCGGGACGAGGACCAGGACGCCTTCGAACAGCTGGTCCGGGACAACGAAAAACGGATCTATACCCTTGCGCTGCGGATGACGGGCAGCCGTGAGGATGCTCTGGATCTGGCCCAGGATGCCTTTTTCCAGGCGTGGAAAGCCCTCCCCACCTTTCAGGGGGAGAGCAGCTTTGCCACCTGGCTCTACCGCCTGGCCACCAACCTGTGCCTGGACCATCTGCGGACTCAGAAGAGGCGGACCCAGTCCATGGGGCCCGCCCTCTCCCTGGACGACGAGGAAAACGGTCCCGTCCAGGTGGCGGACCAGCAGCTCCAGCCCCAGGAGGCGGTGGAGCGCTCAGAGCGCCGCCGGGCCCTGGAGCGGGGGCTGGCCTCCCTCCCGGATCACCACCGCCAGGTGCTGATCATGCGGGAGTTGTCCGGACTCTCCTACCAGGAGATCGCCCAGGTCCTGGACCTGGATCTGGGGACTGTGAAATCCCGTATCGCCCGGGCTCGTCTCTCCCTGCGAAAAATTTTGCTGGAGGATGGGAACTTTTTTGACTCTCCGGCGTCTATGGAGATAGAACGACACAGAAAGGAGTGACCCGGCATGTCAGGCTGTGAACGTGCGCTGGACCTGATCGGCCTGCGTCTTGACGGCCCCCTGTCCCCGGAAGAGCAGCGGGAGCTGGACGCCCACCTGGAACAATGCCCTGCCTGCCGGGCCGCCACCCGGGAGCTGGAGGAGCTGGAGGGGGCCCTCGTCCAGCTGGGTGAGTGCGATCCCCCGCCCCAGCTCGTCTCCGGCGTGATGGAGCGGGTACGCGCCGACAGCGCCCCTGCCAAGGTCGTCCCGCTCTGGAAACGCCCTGCCTTCCGGGGAGCACTGGGCATGGCGGCCTGCGCCGCCCTGTGCATCGGCCTGCTTCCCCAAATGGCGGGTCTCTCCTCCGGCGGCGGGAACAGCACCGGCGCCGCCCCTGCCAGCGCCTCGGAGTCCCAGGCCGCTTCCTCCACTCCCGCTGCCGGTGCCTATGCTGCCGGCGGGGAGTCCTCCCCCTCTGCCGAGGTCCGCTCCAGCAATGCGGGCCGTCCGGAAGCCGAGGACACCGCCCCGATGGAGGCGGAGTCCCCCGCCTCCATCGATCCCTTCTCCCTGCAGGAACAGGGAGCGGGCGCACCGGAGGACTTCTCCGCCCTTGCCCCCGCCCTGTCCGAAGACCTGGCCGGACAGCTGGGCCAGAGTCCCGGCCGGCTGCTCCTGTTCTCCACTATTCCAGAGGAACTGGAGGACTGGGACTGGCAGGAGACGGACGGCTTTCGCTGGACCTCCCTGGAAGCGGAGGGGGACCACTCCCTGCTGGACGCCCTGACCGCCCAGGCCGCCGCCCTGTGGGAGAGCGGGGCGGAGGGCCCCGTAGTGGCTCTGGTGTATCCCTGAATCTTACTTCAGCCCTGGACCGGGCGCGATTTGCGCCCGGTCCAGGGCTCTTTTCTGCTTTTTTTCGTGGGAGAGCCGCTTTTTCTTCATTTTTGTTTCATTTTACGTCTGCGACAAAAAAGAGGTTGTCAGATGTGCATTTTTACGATATAATAGCCAATAGCAGATCACCTCGCCACGGCGGCTTCCGCCTGGGGAGTCTGTATGAGTCAGTCCAAACATAAGGAGTGGTAACAATGAGCTATTCTGTACAAAACATCCGCAATGTCTGTCTGCTGGGACACGGTGGGAGCGGAAAGACCTCCCTGGCGGAGAGCCTGCTTTACATGACCGGCGCTATCGACCGCATGGGCAAGCCCGCCGACGGCAACACCGTCTGCGACTATGATGCGGAGGAGACCCGCCGCCAGATCTCCATCTCCACTTCCGTGGCTCCCCTGGAATATAAGGGCTGCAAGATCAACATTCTGGACACCCCGGGCAGCTTCGACTTCTCAGGTGAGGTGCTGGAGGCCCTCCAGGTCTCTGACGCCGCCATCATCGTCTGCTCCGCCAAAGACGGCATCTCTGTGGGGCTGGAAAAAGCCTGGCGCTACTGCGAGGAGCGCGACATGCCCCGCTTTATCTATATTTCCAAGACAGATGAGGAAAACTCCGACTATAACGCCACCTTCGACGCCCTGCGTGAGCGCTTCGGCAACAAGATCGCCCCCATCGTGGTCCCCATCTGGGACGACAACAAGAAGGTCACCGGCATCATCGACGTGCTCAACAAGCGCGCCTACGAGATGCAGAACGGCAAACGGGTGGAGATCGAGCTGCCGGAGGGCAAAGAGGACGTGGTCACCCAGTTCAACGACGCTCTGAAGGAATCCGTGGCCGAGACCAGCGAGGAGTTTATGGACAAATTCTTCTCCGGCGAGGACTTCACCTATGTGGAGATGATCCAGGGCCTGCGCCAGGGCGTGCGGGAGCTGTCCCTCTTCCCCGTGCTGTGCGGCTCCGCCGTGTCCACCATGGGCTCCCTGATGCTGATGGACAATATCGTGGAGCTTCTGCCCAACCCGGTGGAGGGCAACATGCGCAAGGGCATGCTCCCCAGCGGCGACAAGGAGGAATACGCAGTCTCCCCCGGCGGCGTACCCAGCGCCTTCGTGTTCAAAACGGTCTCCGACCAGTACGGCAAGTACTCCTTCATCAAGGTCATCTCCGGCACCATCACCTCCGACCTGGCCCTGGTCAACGCCCGCACCGGCTCCCCCGAGAAGCTGGGCCGGCTGTACACCATGCGGGGCAAGAAGGCCGTGGAGGTCAAGGAGCTCTCCTGCGGCGATATCGGCGCCATCGGCAAGCTGGAGAAGGTCAAGACCGGTGATACCCTGTGTGACGCCCGCAAGGTCTTCTTCATGCCCCCCATCCCCTTCCCCGAGCCCTGCTACTCCGTGGCTATCGTACCCAAGACCCGGGGGCAGGAGGACAAGATTGCCCAGGGCTTGGCCCGCCTGAACGAGGAGGACCCGACCTTCACCTTGGTGAACAACGGCGAGACCCACCAGATGGTCCTCAGCGGCACCGGCGACATGCAGATGGATGTGCTGGTGTCCAAGCTGAAGAGCCGCTTCAATGTGGAGGCGGAGCTGAAGGCTCCCC
This window harbors:
- a CDS encoding tRNA-dihydrouridine synthase → MLSIGGIPIEAPLALGPMAGVTDMAFRTICREQGAALTCTEMVSAKALCYQDKKSIPLLQLGDGEHPAAAQIFGSDPVCMEEAAAIARQLSGADFIDINMGCPVPKVANSGDGSGLMRNPDKAVRVAEAVIRGAGCPVTVKFRLGWDKGSINCVEFARAMEEAGVAAVAVHGRTRAQMYAGRADWDHIRAVKEAVKIPVIANGDVFKPEDAPRILAYTGADMAMIGRGVFGNPWLFAQCRAALEGREIPPMPPLAERCDTAVRQFQLSAANKGEKIACLEARRHYAWYLKGVPHAGYYKEQIVKITTLEDVYRVTKGIKRDLC
- a CDS encoding translation elongation factor G; protein product: MSYSVQNIRNVCLLGHGGSGKTSLAESLLYMTGAIDRMGKPADGNTVCDYDAEETRRQISISTSVAPLEYKGCKINILDTPGSFDFSGEVLEALQVSDAAIIVCSAKDGISVGLEKAWRYCEERDMPRFIYISKTDEENSDYNATFDALRERFGNKIAPIVVPIWDDNKKVTGIIDVLNKRAYEMQNGKRVEIELPEGKEDVVTQFNDALKESVAETSEEFMDKFFSGEDFTYVEMIQGLRQGVRELSLFPVLCGSAVSTMGSLMLMDNIVELLPNPVEGNMRKGMLPSGDKEEYAVSPGGVPSAFVFKTVSDQYGKYSFIKVISGTITSDLALVNARTGSPEKLGRLYTMRGKKAVEVKELSCGDIGAIGKLEKVKTGDTLCDARKVFFMPPIPFPEPCYSVAIVPKTRGQEDKIAQGLARLNEEDPTFTLVNNGETHQMVLSGTGDMQMDVLVSKLKSRFNVEAELKAPRVAYREKIRKTVSKQGRHKKQTGGAGQFGDVWVRFEPNPESDQMVFAEEVFGGSVPKNYFPAVEKGLREACVHGPLAGYPVVNLKAVLYDGSYHPVDSSEIAFKTAAQLAYKAAMPEANPVLMEPIGELKVTIPDSYMGDVIGDLNKRRGRIMGMNPTKDGEQVVEAEVPMAEMSTYAIDLRAMTQSRGSFTFHFVRYEDCPPAAQQKAIEEAKALAEE